A window of Vibrio ishigakensis contains these coding sequences:
- the thrS gene encoding threonine--tRNA ligase translates to MPVITLPDGSQRQFDNPVSTLEVAQSIGPGLAKATIAGRVNGERFDACDLIEQDASLEIITNKDEVDGLEIVRHSCAHLLGHAIKQLYPEAKMAIGPTIDNGFYYDIDLEQSLTQEDLEKIEKRMKELAKTKYQVIKKKVSWQEARDTFEARGETYKMEILDENVSKDDRPGLYHHEEYVDMCRGPHVPHMGFCQHFTILNVAGAYWRGNSDNKMLQRIYGTAFHDKKALKAHLTRLEEAAKRDHRKIGKQLDLFHMQQEAPGMVFWHNDGWTIYKTLEGFIREQLVKFDYEEVRAPLILDVSMWEKSGHWDKYGDMIFSTESEKRTYAVKPMNCPGHLQIFNQGLKSYRDLPYRMAEFGLVHRNEPSGSLHGLMRVRSFTQDDAHVFCTEEQILQEVSSCIEMVFDTYSTFGFENVDIKLSTRPEQRVGSDEIWDKAEKALEDALKANNLDFELQPGEGAFYGPKIEFTLYDCLDRAWQCGTIQLDFSMPGRLGASYVGEDNERHTPVMIHRAILGSLERFIGILMEDYAGFFPTWLAPTQAVIMNITDKQSEYVQEVVQKLQKSGIRAKADLRNEKIGFKIREHTLKRVPYMLVVGDQEMEAGEIAVRTRKGKDLGKFKVDDFISYIQAEVSSRKLNLEE, encoded by the coding sequence ATGCCTGTAATTACTCTTCCTGACGGCAGTCAGCGTCAATTTGACAACCCAGTTTCAACTCTAGAAGTCGCTCAATCAATTGGTCCAGGTCTTGCTAAAGCAACCATCGCAGGTCGTGTAAACGGCGAACGCTTTGATGCTTGCGATCTTATCGAGCAAGATGCTTCTCTTGAGATCATCACAAATAAAGACGAAGTAGACGGTCTAGAGATCGTTCGTCACTCGTGCGCACACCTACTAGGTCACGCTATCAAGCAACTTTATCCTGAAGCTAAGATGGCTATCGGTCCAACGATCGACAATGGCTTCTACTACGATATCGACCTTGAGCAGTCTCTAACGCAAGAAGATCTTGAAAAGATTGAAAAGCGCATGAAAGAGCTGGCGAAAACCAAGTATCAAGTAATCAAGAAAAAGGTTAGCTGGCAGGAAGCGCGAGACACTTTCGAAGCTCGCGGTGAAACCTACAAGATGGAAATCTTGGATGAGAACGTATCAAAAGATGATCGTCCGGGCCTTTACCATCACGAAGAATATGTAGACATGTGCCGTGGTCCTCACGTACCTCACATGGGCTTCTGCCAACACTTCACTATCCTGAATGTAGCAGGCGCATACTGGCGTGGTAACAGTGACAACAAGATGCTTCAGCGCATCTACGGTACTGCATTCCACGACAAGAAAGCTCTTAAAGCACACCTTACTCGCTTAGAAGAAGCGGCTAAGCGTGACCACCGTAAGATTGGTAAGCAGTTGGATCTATTCCACATGCAGCAAGAAGCACCGGGTATGGTGTTCTGGCACAACGACGGTTGGACTATCTATAAGACACTAGAAGGCTTCATCCGTGAGCAGCTAGTTAAGTTCGACTACGAAGAAGTACGTGCTCCGCTTATCCTTGACGTGAGCATGTGGGAAAAATCAGGTCACTGGGATAAGTACGGCGACATGATCTTCTCTACTGAGTCTGAGAAGCGCACTTACGCTGTTAAGCCAATGAACTGCCCAGGTCACCTACAGATCTTTAACCAAGGTTTGAAATCGTACCGTGACCTGCCATACCGTATGGCTGAGTTTGGTCTTGTTCACCGTAACGAGCCATCAGGTTCTCTACACGGTCTAATGCGTGTACGTTCATTTACTCAAGATGATGCGCACGTGTTCTGTACTGAAGAGCAGATCCTGCAAGAAGTATCTTCGTGCATCGAAATGGTGTTCGATACTTACAGCACATTCGGCTTTGAAAACGTTGATATCAAACTATCGACTCGTCCAGAGCAACGTGTAGGTTCAGATGAAATCTGGGACAAAGCAGAAAAAGCTCTAGAAGACGCGCTTAAAGCGAACAATCTAGACTTCGAGCTTCAGCCAGGTGAGGGTGCATTCTACGGTCCTAAGATCGAGTTCACTCTTTATGACTGTCTAGACCGTGCATGGCAGTGTGGTACTATCCAGCTAGACTTCTCTATGCCGGGTCGTCTTGGTGCTTCTTACGTTGGTGAAGACAACGAGCGTCATACTCCAGTAATGATTCACCGTGCGATTCTAGGTTCTCTAGAGCGCTTCATCGGTATTCTGATGGAAGACTACGCTGGCTTCTTCCCAACTTGGTTGGCTCCAACACAAGCTGTGATCATGAACATTACTGATAAACAATCGGAATATGTTCAAGAAGTTGTGCAAAAACTGCAAAAAAGTGGAATTAGAGCCAAAGCGGACTTGAGAAATGAGAAGATTGGCTTTAAAATCCGCGAACATACTTTAAAACGTGTACCGTACATGTTGGTAGTTGGTGACCAAGAAATGGAAGCTGGCGAAATCGCAGTACGTACTCGTAAGGGTAAAGACCTTGGTAAATTCAAAGTGGATGATTTTATTTCGTACATCCAAGCCGAGGTTTCAAGCCGTAAGCTCAATCTAGAGGAATAA
- the infC gene encoding translation initiation factor IF-3, with amino-acid sequence MKGGRRGQQPAKQNQHRLNGEIRGVREVRLTGADGESVGVVSIQQAVAAAEEAGMDLVEISPNAEPPVCRVMDYGKFLFEKSKAAKEQKKKQKQIQIKEVKFRPGTDIGDYQVKLRNLTRFLEDGNKVKVTIRFRGREMAHQEIGVDVLNRLKEDTVDLAVVESFPTRIEGRQMIMVLAPKKK; translated from the coding sequence ATTAAAGGTGGAAGACGTGGCCAACAACCGGCCAAACAAAACCAGCACCGTCTAAACGGTGAAATTCGTGGCGTTCGTGAAGTTCGTTTAACCGGCGCAGATGGTGAGTCAGTAGGTGTAGTATCTATCCAACAAGCTGTTGCTGCTGCTGAAGAAGCTGGTATGGATCTTGTTGAGATCAGCCCTAACGCCGAGCCACCAGTTTGTCGTGTGATGGACTATGGCAAATTCCTCTTTGAAAAGAGCAAAGCTGCTAAAGAGCAGAAGAAGAAGCAAAAGCAGATTCAGATTAAGGAAGTAAAATTCCGTCCTGGAACTGATATTGGAGACTATCAGGTAAAACTACGCAACCTGACGCGTTTCCTAGAAGACGGCAACAAAGTGAAGGTAACAATTCGCTTCCGTGGCCGCGAAATGGCACACCAAGAAATCGGTGTCGACGTTTTGAATCGTCTGAAAGAAGATACAGTGGATCTTGCTGTTGTTGAATCTTTCCCGACTCGAATCGAAGGCCGCCAGATGATCATGGTGCTAGCCCCTAAGAAGAAGTAA